From the genome of Salmo salar chromosome ssa29, Ssal_v3.1, whole genome shotgun sequence:
CCGGATatcactctgctttcaacctctGCATAGTGTCTGATGGTTTGTAATGGGTTATAATCTGTACCATAATGAATGAGTTAATGATCAAGAATATCAGTCCAGCCAGCCAAATGAGCAGAAAGGTGTTGTATCCCTCAAACTCCAGGTAGTACGCAGGGGCCAACCATATACCCTGAGACAAAAGAAGAACAAAACATTTCCTAAATACATTTTCCTAAGTATATTTCCTATACAACTTCAATGACAAGTCATTTTATATGATGCAAGCTATAGTCGGACacattatgtatttatttataaataaATGACCAACTTTGGGGGAATTTTTGAGCTACTGTTTCATTTGATAATATTGGAGCCATGTTGGTTAGTCTGGTAATACTGTATAGAGTAAGTTAGATTGGGTCTATTTTTAAAGCCCTTTATGTTCATATAATGGGActataaccaggtttccatccaacctttttatgcaagTGAAGTACGTCGGATAGGAAATGTCACTACAGGCTTAATGAAAACAGCTGATTTTGtggacaaaacaaaatacgctagagAAAGTGGGATctttttttgtgtctgtaaaattcagttgtgtaaagtacttaattaaaaatacttgaaagtactatttaagtagttttttggggtatctgtactttactatttatatttttgactacttttacttcactgcattccttaagaaaatattgtatttttatttccctgacacccaaaagtactcgttacatgttgaatgcttaccagtacaggaaaatgggccaattcacacacttatcaacagaacatccctggtcatccctactgaccaggactctaaacacacatgcttcgtttgtaaatgatgtctgaatattggagtgtgcccctggctatccttaaataaataaaaataaataaaaaatggtgctgtctggtttgcttaaaataaggaatGTAATTATTTaaacttttattttgaatacttaagtatcaaaagtaaatataattgctacaatatacttaagtatattttaaaccaaatacttttagacttttactcaagtagaattttactgggtgacttttactttacttgagtcattttctactaaggtatctttacttttactcaagtataacaattgggtactttttcaaccactggtaaaattaattatgtgagaaatggcagtggaaagacttttatgtgcaaatattgatataatagccGTCAGATCGAAGTAAActtgctccgactgggaaaaatggCAGTGAACGGACATCCTGCTTGGAATTAAGTCAGAAACTCTCATCTTTCTAGAGgactttccgacctgaatatcactgacgtcatgatttgacctcgcgCCCCTTTTATCTGCAACATGTCAATTTGAcggaaacatctctggtgggaaaatgtgcatattgtttttttatttggattttagaatattcacatgaaaatctgtcgccagttGGACAGAAATCTAGCTAAAATCAACCAATGATGCTGCACCTACCTGTCCAGCGAACCAGAGAGCCAGGAGTTCTACTCCTTGTTTTGGTGACAGGGTCAGTCGAGGCAGGACGAGAGGAAACAGACACAGGTACCACAGGAAGTACTACAAAAAAAAAACCACAAAACATACTATCAGCATCATAACATTCCCACAAGCTGCATGCCATGAGTTTGATGTTACAGTATGCACGCCCTTGGTTTTCAACCAATATAatgaaacaacaaaaaaacactgcTGTCATGATAAAGCACCATCAACACCAGCATGACACAGATTGGGGGAAAGGTCACATTCAACACAACACAAGTGTCATAACATTTAACCTAACATATCCTACCATCTATGTCATATCAGTATCACAATAGCATGTTAATGGATTTAACGCTACTTAACACCTAGCAACACTTTCAAACATGATACAGATGGAGGAGTGTCACGTTCACCTGGGAGGTGCAGACTTTGTTGAAGGAGACAAAGATGGCGGTGTGGAGGAAGCAGCAGAGGGCCAGGTCTGTGTGGAAGGCCAGGGAGACCAGAAGCAGCAGCAGGGCCTGGGGCAGGAAGGCAGCCAGACCCAGGGCCAGGCTCCAGGGGCTGTCTGCAGTCAGGTACAGCATGTAGAAGTAAGGGGAGAAGTTGTGGCGGATGTCCCTCCGCGTCAGGTGGTACAGGTAGGTTTCGTGGAGGAAGTCCCAGCCGTACCTGATTATGGGTCATATGGGTAGAGAACAGTTATGAGGACAATTGTATTGGTAACATGATTTACCATTAGAAAACAAGCATCAAAACACATgacataacagatttcacaactgATAATGAAAAGCTTTTCATGGTCAATGACCAACCGATCTTTACTAGGAGCATCGACAACAACTCAAGTTTGCATTAGCGCACTGAGCTAGCCCAAACTTACATGCTATAAAACAGGACAGTCAATCCACAGAACACCACTCCAGCCACACCAGCAAACAGAAACAGCTCCTTATTCAATAGCCTGAGGAGAAACCCAAGAGctctcctccaccacccccctctcctctcctccccattctCCTTTCTCTGTAGGGATAGGGCGATAGGCAGGGCATAAGTCACCGGGTAAATTTTCATGTGGACGGCCAGGCCGTACAAGATGGCTGCCATGGGGAGCTGCCTCAGCTCCAGGCAGAGCAGTGTGGCCAGAACCAGGGCGGTTAGGACCGACTCGGCGTTGCCTCGGCTGGACACACCGGCCGGTAACGGGTTGAGTAGCCACAGGGAGCAGACACGGCAGGCAGCCTCGCAGCTAAGTCCCCGCTGGCGAAGGATAAGGTAGATCAGGTGGCCTGAGAGCACGTCGCACGTGATGAAGAGAAGCTTCCCGAAGACATGGCTGAGGTAGACGTTGGGGGTCAGGATCCATGCTAGTAGAGGGGTGTAGCGGTAGGTGGATCTGTGGTATGGAGACTGGCCCTGCAATGACAGGAGGACAGAATGATGCAGGTTAGTTACACTCACATGTAAAAAACACTGTTTGCTAAAGTGCAGCTTTGCAGGATCGCAGACTTATCACCAGCAGGGACTCAAAACTGGTAGGTTCTCTCAATGCAAAATTCTCTCAAATAAAGCAAAACTCTCTCAAATAAAGATTTGGGCATGagtaatgtaacattgatagatCCAACCAAAATGTTATCCCACTGATTTTCAAGCCAGTGGCTTTCAGCAGGCCAGGTCCCTGAAAAGATCAAGGATAAAACTTTCCAGAAGATACCGACCCTACTGTTACGCTCGTTTACACTGAACTGCATTGTGCTCGCAACGCAATCATGGTTACATTAAGACACTGTGGAGCCGACGCCAGATATGGGTCAGAAAACATCAATGCAGCGATGGGAACTGTACTCCTAATTCGACCTTTATCCACACTGCTCCATCGAGAAGATTGAAATACCGCTAGTTTCCGGAACACTGCCCTATTTCGAACTCATGCTAGCCAGCTGTAGCCACAGTAGCCATTATGGAATGGCAACGTCACGTTGaacaacaaaggagctgattggtgtcagaggaaggccctaaaaattgtcaaagactccagccactctagtcatagactgttctctctgctaccgcacggcaagcggtaccggagtgccaagtctaggtccaaaaggcttcttaacaggttctacccccaagccataagactcctgaacagctaatcaaatggctacccagactatttgcactgctactctctgttattatctatgcatagtcactttaactctacctacatgtacatattacctcaattacctcaactaacctgtgcccccgcacattgactctgtaccgttaccccctgtatatagcttcgctactgttattttactgcttgtctttaattatttgttatgtgttcttttttacttatctattttttcctttacgcttatttttcttaaaacggcattgttggttaagggcttgtaagtaagcatttcactgtaaggttgtattcggcgcatgtgacaaatacaatttgattggctgacactgccattccaaaatggctgcggtggctactgctagctagcatgaggaCGAAAAGGGTTGTTCTCTAAATTCAGATTCAAAATCAgagacaacatcctggtactttgcAAGACAGGAAAAGTAGAGAACAGATCGAATTAAATATTCATGGTTGTTAAGAGAAGCCAATGTGGCATGTTGAATTTATTTTCTTCCTATGAATTTTGCTCTAACGTTTGAACCGTTTTGGCTATAAACTATTACGACCCCATTCCTGAAAGCTAGGACTCTCTGAAATATGGATGTCACAAAAAACAGTTTGGGACTTTGATTGCGTTCTGACCccagtgcagctcagtgtaaacaagcCTAACGGTAGGTTCGGTATCTTCTGGCAAGGAAAAAACACATTGGAATTAACACCAGGGTGACCTACAACAGATTTCATGGCAGAACTATCTGACAGGCATGTATATTTAAGAAAATTGTAATTTACCTGTGTGATGAACTTCGACGCATCTGTAAACACGTGATAATCAACATCAGTGTATTTGACCACCATAGTTCTGTCCTGATAGACACCAAAACTGACCAAAACAAGTCGTACGAGAAACGACACAGTGAAAAGTACATTTTTATTCATAAGCTTGGACAGGACACTTTCCATGATAGAAGCCATAGCGTTAGTTGTCCAACCTGTTCGACAATAAATCAGCTAGCAGCTAAGCTAGCTACTGTAATTGACGTTTCCTATTCCTAGGTAGGTAATGCAAGGGATAAAGGCCATGTCATTTTCTTATCGTGTAGTTAGCACGCTGACGTTAGATACATTCACATCTGACTAGATCGCTTGCCCGTTTTATCAATTGTATAATACTTCTCACAACTTGACTAGCAATAGAAGTTGCTGCTCCTCCTGTTGTTAACTAGGAAGTGTTTTCTTCTTCGTGTGACTTTCCGGCAGGCTAGACGCTGTGTTGCTGCCTTTCGCAGTTTGGAGTGCAGATTGCAAATTTTAGTCACAAAAAGAAAAGGGGAATGGGAAAATCCTAAATTGTACCACCATCTAACCCTGCACCTATACACTATCCACTAAAACCCAACACCCCATTCCATTTCTGTTGCCATAAACGATCCTACACTAGGCTGTCGGCCTGGGAGGATGGCACCACTTATCTCAAAATGTCCTGTAGATCTTCTACAGTAAAATCTCTCACACCCAAATATTTCTCTGCTGCTGCAACTACCACATCTATTTTATGTGATTTCCACTGCATCAGCGCAGTGTAGCTGATCACCATGGCTATAAGCGCAATAAATCCAACCttcctctctggatctctctcttcaGGCCTACTCACTGTGGGGGCTCCCGGCTCACCCTTGGGCTATCCTCTAATCTGCCTCAGCATAGAAACGTTCTGCTCCACTCGAATTTTGGCAATCTCAACTTGTCTCACAGGGCACTTCGGATCCCCAGCTGCATGGGTGCCGCCACAGACACAGTGTTTTTCTCTACCCCCAACTGTACACTCCCTCTGACTATGTCCATCTGCATATTTATCACATCATGGGATCTCCAttctacacactgctgcaacatgtcCGAATCCTTTGCATCTAAAACACTGTAGCCTTTTCAGAACATAGGCCCTCACAGAATAGCAAATATAACCTAATATGACTTTATCAGCTAGAAACTCTGTGTCAAAGCTTAACAAGACAGACAGGGTATTCTCATTCTTGCCATTGCCACCCTGTCTATGTCTCACCAAACGGCGGGTGTCACAAACACCAGgaatattattttttaatttgaTTCACCTCTACACTCAAACCTACCCCACTGATCACCGATTTGAGCGGCGCCCTGTTCCGGAGAGCAAAGCACGCCACAGGTTTGCCGTGTGACTCGAAGAGCCCGATTCATCTAGGCGGAGGATGCACCAAAAATCTAAACAATTCTACTTCTTGAAACTTTCACAGATGTAACCATTCTCACATTGTGTCAAGCTGGGTAAAGGACAATTTATGTGTCAGCCAAAAAGCAGGGTGGGGGGGTCTACAAACCTAACATATGGAATTCTGTCTATGCTTGGCTCCATTCcgttttatttttatcctgaacaactccccagtccttaacaattacaagcttATCTAtattactgttctgtactttgtcataTATTTGTacgttttatgtggaccccaggaagactagcagcTGCATgagcagtagctaatggggatcctaataaactaaactaaatacCATGAAAATAtgcagagtggtactcagtaatgtttggggcaaatacaacacataacactttgtattcaggacaaaaagtgtatTGCTTTTCCAAATTTTTTGCAATATTATTTTagcgccttgttgcaaacaggatgcatgttttgaaatgtttgtattctgtacaggcttccttttcactctgtcaattaggttagtattgtggagtaactacgttGTTACTCtgttttcattcttctgttttctcctatcacagccattaaactctgtaacggtTTTAAATCCCcgttggcttcatggtgaaatccctgagtggtttccttcctctctggtaactgggttaggaaggacgcctgtatctttgtagtgactgggtgtgttgatacaccatccaaagtgtaatgaataacttcaccatactcaaagggatattcattgttagctttttttttattttttatcaatttgtgaggcattggaaaacctacctggtctttgtggttaaatctgggtttttgccacatttattatattacagacaccttaatttCTACTTTTAAAATGTTAGCTAAACATACAAAAATTTAGTATGGCCGaccagtggcttcaaagcctctcattggccaatacatagcatcagcaat
Proteins encoded in this window:
- the pigm gene encoding GPI mannosyltransferase 1, with protein sequence MASIMESVLSKLMNKNVLFTVSFLVRLVLVSFGVYQDRTMVVKYTDVDYHVFTDASKFITQGQSPYHRSTYRYTPLLAWILTPNVYLSHVFGKLLFITCDVLSGHLIYLILRQRGLSCEAACRVCSLWLLNPLPAGVSSRGNAESVLTALVLATLLCLELRQLPMAAILYGLAVHMKIYPVTYALPIALSLQRKENGEERRGGWWRRALGFLLRLLNKELFLFAGVAGVVFCGLTVLFYSMYGWDFLHETYLYHLTRRDIRHNFSPYFYMLYLTADSPWSLALGLAAFLPQALLLLLVSLAFHTDLALCCFLHTAIFVSFNKVCTSQYFLWYLCLFPLVLPRLTLSPKQGVELLALWFAGQGIWLAPAYYLEFEGYNTFLLIWLAGLIFLIINSFIMVQIITHYKPSDTMQRLKAE